One region of Pararhizobium qamdonense genomic DNA includes:
- a CDS encoding MGH1-like glycoside hydrolase domain-containing protein: MPKHSTIPLMRAWNSWSDRPAEMVFLPLGVRITPVLYSTRSKTTSAIEPRRNPVRLGRHAIDGSTIELETDHTGTTVAFSSTKTDPFAVCGRWEGTVSAEWGLRFWVTLAISSDGGEIGVYDGGGNTTLLKIGTRFVAVVTAQAPVHVTGHETIEALRVDFEENGYFYTATRSNEAPVIALRFNLEMMRKGAYAAAVADSAGLAIAKARACLAEQMPAQIPDAQTGLFHGSLDAVRDVVAWNTIWDDTNARPYTAVTRIWNLGKFAVWYNDQLFAALLAGVFDADLARENMATAMASATPQGNIACIVTSNDAWVDRSQHPNGALVAWQLYQRTGERSMLTANYDALARNQRWWWENRDPDAFGLLSCGTSNVGEGLYKGTAFGARNETGMDNSATHDEAIYDPVTRTLSTFDLGLNCAAALDAEMLANMATVLGKHADAQEFTQIAERCRTLISETLWDESRGLFANRQRNGGFVRSLSPTSFYPLLCGAATPEQAARLLEHLSNEATFGGDFVLPNATRDDPAFADNVYWRGRIWPNVNYMVWLGLRRYGFMAEASKLASQSYELFMTSWSKDRIASENYNAVTGEAMDQGDTDPFYIWAAMLPLMAAGEIIDFDPWSGWTVRNTGEDLSIGPMLCPAGTLHVSVNATVLSMTINDRIVLQTDLQTSLSQIEIGAGRFAFTIAPVASGGFIDLGGIQAGNATVARMDGTVIRHDTNAGGIRVEIAESADVQRLEVYFSS, from the coding sequence ATGCCAAAACACTCGACAATCCCCCTGATGCGCGCCTGGAACAGCTGGTCGGACCGGCCAGCCGAAATGGTTTTCCTGCCGCTTGGAGTGCGGATCACGCCGGTGCTCTATTCCACGCGCAGCAAGACGACGTCGGCGATCGAACCCCGGCGCAACCCTGTCCGCCTGGGACGTCACGCCATCGACGGCTCGACGATCGAACTCGAAACGGACCACACCGGCACAACGGTCGCCTTCTCCTCCACGAAAACGGATCCATTTGCCGTTTGCGGACGCTGGGAGGGAACGGTATCGGCTGAATGGGGCCTCCGGTTCTGGGTGACGCTGGCGATTTCATCCGATGGCGGCGAGATTGGTGTCTATGACGGCGGTGGCAATACAACCCTCCTGAAGATCGGCACCCGGTTTGTGGCTGTGGTCACCGCGCAAGCGCCGGTCCACGTCACCGGTCATGAGACGATCGAAGCGCTGCGCGTCGATTTCGAGGAAAACGGATATTTTTATACCGCAACCCGCAGCAACGAGGCACCTGTCATTGCGCTGCGCTTCAATCTCGAAATGATGCGCAAGGGCGCATACGCTGCCGCCGTCGCCGACAGTGCGGGCCTTGCCATCGCAAAAGCGCGCGCCTGCCTTGCAGAACAGATGCCGGCGCAGATACCAGATGCGCAGACAGGTCTGTTTCATGGGTCGCTTGACGCGGTTCGCGATGTGGTCGCCTGGAACACAATCTGGGACGACACCAATGCGCGGCCTTACACCGCAGTGACCCGGATCTGGAACCTCGGAAAATTTGCGGTCTGGTACAACGACCAGCTGTTCGCAGCACTTCTGGCCGGTGTTTTCGATGCGGACCTCGCGCGCGAAAACATGGCGACAGCCATGGCCAGCGCCACGCCGCAAGGCAATATCGCCTGCATCGTCACCTCCAACGATGCCTGGGTCGATCGCAGCCAGCACCCGAATGGAGCACTCGTCGCCTGGCAGCTTTATCAGCGCACCGGCGAACGCTCGATGCTGACAGCGAACTATGATGCGCTGGCCCGCAATCAACGCTGGTGGTGGGAAAACCGTGATCCCGATGCGTTCGGCCTCCTGTCCTGCGGCACCTCCAATGTCGGCGAAGGCCTCTACAAAGGGACTGCGTTCGGTGCCCGCAACGAGACAGGCATGGACAATTCGGCGACCCATGACGAGGCGATCTACGACCCCGTCACTCGCACCTTGTCGACGTTCGATCTCGGATTGAACTGCGCGGCCGCACTCGATGCCGAAATGCTGGCGAACATGGCCACGGTGCTTGGGAAGCATGCGGACGCACAGGAATTTACGCAGATTGCAGAACGCTGCCGGACGCTGATTTCCGAAACATTGTGGGATGAGAGCCGCGGTCTCTTCGCCAACCGCCAGCGCAATGGCGGCTTCGTGCGCTCGCTGTCACCCACCAGTTTCTACCCGTTGCTGTGCGGAGCGGCCACGCCGGAGCAGGCCGCGCGATTGCTGGAGCACTTAAGCAACGAGGCGACGTTCGGCGGCGATTTCGTCCTGCCGAACGCCACGCGCGACGACCCCGCCTTTGCCGACAACGTTTATTGGCGCGGGCGCATCTGGCCGAACGTCAACTATATGGTTTGGCTCGGCCTGCGCCGTTACGGCTTTATGGCAGAGGCGAGCAAGCTCGCCAGCCAGAGCTATGAACTGTTCATGACATCCTGGAGCAAGGACCGCATCGCGTCGGAGAATTATAACGCGGTGACCGGCGAGGCGATGGACCAGGGCGATACCGATCCCTTCTATATCTGGGCAGCAATGCTCCCGCTGATGGCGGCGGGCGAAATCATCGATTTCGATCCCTGGTCCGGGTGGACTGTGCGCAATACGGGTGAGGACCTGTCGATCGGCCCCATGCTATGCCCGGCGGGGACATTGCATGTCTCCGTAAACGCTACCGTTCTGTCCATGACGATCAATGACCGGATTGTGCTGCAGACGGACCTGCAGACGAGCTTGTCTCAGATCGAAATCGGCGCCGGACGGTTTGCCTTCACCATCGCGCCCGTTGCCAGCGGCGGCTTTATCGACCTGGGAGGCATCCAGGCGGGCAACGCCACTGTTGCCCGTATGGACGGAACCGTCATCCGTCACGACACAAACGCCGGAGGCATTCGCGTTGAGATCGCGGAAAGCGCTGACGTGCAACGCCTGGAGGTCTATTTTTCGTCTTAG
- a CDS encoding carbohydrate-binding protein, giving the protein MQITNRALFANPTAAFRPSAYWFWHSIPDEAICRAQLADFQAKGIGTILIQARLALPREDYLSPDYLAAYRYAACIAGELGLKLGIYDDYNWVSGHAGGRTVDGCDAVRERHLFWSSTSASEGTISGIHPPFVETMGPDILEWQYEAGKVEWCDWTVEAAVLHPVSGIETLEAISDVTAQIIITASDAVSCAYAFDGRIEAGQALTVFISARSSTSRLINYLLPEAAERFIDVGLNPLVKTLEGLLPDPVAFVFYDQPAAGFYRWDQMSGDLGNSLLFAPALQETMAHRTGVSFAKVLLALLKDIGSGTLRLRAEFYAGYSALMNEAFFGTLRRWSDMHGIALTGHEILPHIASWSLNGGFTSIDPRVAPAVDFFGIDAYRHETAVDSNNFSAQLAPKLGDSVARSNGRSRCMVETYASAERTTRRAAGQWELTLETARAQAIRLHCLGMRQFIWHGVYQTDGRDNDPTPFVNPRFDFAPGINFEPWWHYHDLFAGETARISVFIEPAKPRTPVAILYPLYTAFAQGPRNGHATHIGAWCEHLLARGCDFMFVSEADLAAATIENGKLIASGLVFDAVVLPSVTVLETVDTLRTLEAFKTAGGAIWSSGERLSVICDSDAPMTCFKVSTHIEGHPDSRDIAALVSSLPAEGPKVESASGGKPWQWIGYEADGWWRLVLFNDGSDKLAVEISYGCGFESEQWSPADGVIHAPVNLERSLVVLQPHEVRCIRLREASEFVADQAATQTGAIHDPGETISLADGWRFSPALDADFQSISVDAGWETQGFADFSGTGIYRCSLTIATQGDWLLELPQVETAVTAFLDGQEIGRRAWRPYRFALSTLSPGTHSLELHVANTAANRYYSHTPYRGDTADKSGLTAAPKLIPLSN; this is encoded by the coding sequence ATGCAGATCACAAACCGGGCGCTGTTTGCAAATCCGACGGCTGCCTTTCGCCCGTCGGCCTATTGGTTCTGGCATTCCATTCCCGACGAAGCCATCTGCCGCGCGCAGCTGGCTGATTTCCAGGCAAAAGGGATCGGGACGATCCTCATTCAGGCCCGTCTTGCGCTGCCGCGCGAAGACTATCTGTCGCCTGATTATCTCGCCGCCTATCGATACGCTGCCTGCATTGCCGGTGAGCTCGGCCTGAAACTGGGCATCTATGACGATTATAACTGGGTCAGCGGTCATGCCGGAGGACGCACGGTTGATGGCTGCGATGCCGTGCGCGAACGGCACCTGTTCTGGTCGTCAACATCCGCATCTGAAGGCACGATCAGCGGCATCCATCCGCCTTTCGTCGAGACAATGGGTCCGGATATTCTGGAGTGGCAATATGAGGCGGGCAAGGTCGAGTGGTGCGACTGGACGGTCGAGGCCGCCGTCCTGCACCCCGTTTCAGGCATTGAAACTCTGGAGGCGATCTCCGATGTGACGGCGCAAATCATCATCACCGCAAGCGACGCTGTATCCTGTGCCTATGCCTTTGATGGCCGGATCGAGGCGGGTCAGGCGCTCACTGTTTTCATCAGCGCCCGCTCCTCGACGTCCCGCCTGATCAACTACCTGCTGCCGGAAGCGGCTGAGCGCTTTATAGACGTCGGCCTCAATCCGCTCGTCAAGACATTGGAGGGTCTGTTGCCGGACCCGGTCGCCTTCGTATTTTACGACCAGCCGGCGGCAGGCTTTTATCGCTGGGACCAGATGTCCGGTGATCTCGGCAACAGCCTGCTTTTTGCACCGGCATTGCAGGAAACAATGGCGCACCGAACCGGCGTGTCCTTTGCGAAAGTCCTTCTGGCGCTGCTCAAAGATATCGGCAGCGGCACGCTACGGCTGCGGGCAGAATTTTACGCCGGATATTCGGCTTTGATGAACGAAGCCTTTTTCGGCACCCTGCGACGATGGTCCGACATGCACGGCATCGCGCTGACCGGACACGAAATCCTGCCGCATATCGCGTCATGGTCGCTGAACGGCGGCTTTACCAGCATCGATCCGCGCGTGGCGCCAGCCGTCGATTTCTTCGGGATCGATGCCTATCGGCATGAAACCGCCGTGGATTCCAACAATTTCAGTGCGCAACTGGCGCCGAAACTCGGCGATTCCGTTGCGCGCTCCAATGGGCGTAGCCGCTGCATGGTCGAAACCTATGCCAGCGCCGAACGGACCACCCGGCGTGCCGCAGGCCAATGGGAACTGACGCTGGAAACGGCACGCGCACAAGCGATCCGCCTGCATTGCCTTGGCATGCGGCAATTCATCTGGCACGGCGTCTATCAGACCGATGGCCGCGACAATGACCCGACGCCGTTCGTCAATCCGAGGTTCGATTTCGCTCCCGGCATCAACTTCGAGCCATGGTGGCACTATCACGATCTGTTTGCCGGCGAGACCGCCCGGATTTCCGTCTTCATCGAACCGGCCAAACCACGCACGCCGGTTGCCATTCTCTATCCGCTCTACACCGCCTTTGCGCAGGGACCGCGCAACGGCCACGCAACGCATATCGGCGCATGGTGCGAACATCTTCTCGCGCGGGGATGCGATTTTATGTTCGTGAGCGAGGCCGATCTTGCTGCTGCAACAATCGAAAACGGGAAGCTCATCGCATCGGGGCTGGTTTTCGATGCCGTCGTGCTGCCGTCCGTAACCGTGCTTGAAACTGTCGATACCTTGCGGACACTGGAGGCTTTCAAGACAGCCGGCGGCGCGATCTGGTCATCCGGCGAACGCCTGTCCGTCATCTGCGACAGCGACGCGCCGATGACGTGTTTTAAGGTTTCCACGCATATCGAAGGGCATCCGGACAGCCGGGATATTGCCGCTCTGGTGTCGTCCCTTCCAGCCGAGGGGCCGAAAGTCGAGAGTGCTTCAGGCGGCAAACCATGGCAGTGGATCGGATATGAGGCGGACGGCTGGTGGAGACTTGTGCTGTTCAACGACGGATCGGACAAACTTGCCGTTGAAATCTCATATGGCTGTGGTTTTGAATCCGAGCAATGGTCGCCGGCGGATGGCGTGATCCATGCGCCGGTCAATCTTGAACGGTCGCTGGTCGTGCTCCAGCCGCACGAGGTTCGATGCATCCGGTTGCGCGAAGCATCCGAGTTCGTGGCGGATCAAGCAGCCACGCAGACCGGGGCCATTCACGATCCTGGGGAAACGATATCGCTTGCCGATGGCTGGCGTTTTTCTCCCGCGCTTGACGCGGATTTCCAATCCATCTCTGTCGATGCGGGCTGGGAAACGCAAGGGTTCGCGGATTTTTCCGGCACGGGCATTTACCGATGCTCCCTGACGATAGCAACGCAAGGCGATTGGCTTCTGGAATTGCCGCAGGTGGAAACAGCTGTGACCGCGTTTCTTGACGGCCAAGAGATCGGGCGCCGGGCTTGGCGGCCCTACCGGTTTGCGCTTAGCACTCTCAGCCCCGGCACGCACAGTCTGGAGCTTCACGTCGCCAACACCGCAGCAAACCGCTATTACAGCCATACGCCCTATCGCGGCGATACCGCAGATAAAAGCGGATTGACCGCCGCACCAAAACTCATCCCGCTTTCAAACTGA
- a CDS encoding XdhC family protein encodes MQQFETGITARGLFESEGIFVSGSARHAAVSNTRSLYDVIPTVPFCAIMTDDPETILNYAAERFEKEGKSALVTLVDIRGGSARALGAQMAVGMDGGYCGYVSGGCTEAAVAAEAVDAMKRGADRFLLLGEGSTFFDIQLPCGGGITLAIHVLKDVGPLRRVLASLRSRKVGALCYDAVKQSITDIEDTENGASYIRRYRPRPRLVICGRGIELDCATRVARHTGFETFAFDGQAEPRFDETLVDADTAVALLFHDLAQELPFLKVALQRNPFYIGTLGSKRTHEKRREDLRKHGYSDHDMDRIKAPIGLFGPARDGNALALSILADVAAARSTMKFNGNV; translated from the coding sequence GTGCAGCAGTTTGAGACCGGCATCACCGCACGCGGGCTCTTCGAGAGCGAGGGCATTTTTGTCAGCGGCAGTGCGCGACACGCCGCCGTATCGAACACGCGATCGCTTTATGACGTTATCCCCACTGTGCCTTTCTGCGCCATCATGACGGATGATCCGGAAACGATCTTGAACTATGCCGCCGAGCGTTTTGAGAAAGAAGGAAAAAGCGCGCTGGTAACATTGGTCGACATCCGCGGCGGGTCCGCACGCGCGCTTGGCGCCCAGATGGCTGTTGGTATGGATGGTGGCTATTGCGGCTATGTCTCGGGCGGCTGCACCGAGGCAGCCGTTGCCGCCGAGGCGGTCGATGCGATGAAGCGGGGAGCCGACCGGTTTCTGCTTCTTGGCGAGGGATCGACCTTTTTCGACATCCAGCTTCCCTGCGGTGGCGGTATCACGCTTGCCATCCACGTTTTGAAAGACGTGGGTCCGCTTCGCCGTGTGCTCGCCAGTCTTCGGTCCCGTAAGGTGGGCGCGCTCTGCTACGACGCCGTGAAACAGAGCATCACGGATATCGAGGACACGGAAAACGGTGCATCCTATATTCGCCGCTACAGACCGCGCCCACGACTGGTGATCTGCGGCCGAGGCATCGAACTGGATTGCGCAACGCGGGTCGCACGTCACACGGGTTTCGAGACGTTTGCCTTTGACGGACAAGCGGAACCACGATTCGATGAAACGCTTGTTGATGCCGACACCGCAGTCGCGCTGCTGTTTCACGATCTCGCCCAGGAACTGCCATTCCTGAAAGTCGCACTGCAACGCAATCCTTTCTATATCGGCACGCTGGGCAGCAAGCGCACGCATGAAAAGCGCCGTGAAGACTTGCGGAAACATGGATATAGCGATCACGATATGGATCGCATCAAGGCCCCGATTGGCCTCTTCGGACCGGCCCGTGATGGAAATGCACTGGCGCTGTCCATTCTCGCCGATGTCGCTGCGGCGCGCTCCACCATGAAGTTCAACGGCAATGTGTGA
- a CDS encoding molybdopterin cofactor-binding domain-containing protein, which translates to MTLHRETPKSAYMAAAEMLLIVSDVELGDAAELFIAIGPDGRVMAFNGHVDLGTGIRTSLAQIVAEELHVPFEQVDMVLGATSAAPNQGATIASETIQITAVPLRHAAATARRHLLVRASMRTGTPVEKLILDDGIIRAATGENWSLSFADLVAGAHVRLSIDASAELKPASAYTIVGSSRPRVDIPAKATGRWTYVHDVRVPGMLHGRVIRPPYAGFDHGEHVGNSLISIDETSVAGIDGLVGVVAIGDFVGVVALREEIAIEAAKTLKVVWRAAQERPDLNAPEAALRANPSTPRKLADRGNVDMALAGSAQPMNRTYVWPYQMHGSIGPSCAVADYRDDGLTVWSGTQNPFPMRRDLALLLDMPEDLILVERLEAAGCYGRNCADDVTADAALLSRAVKAPVRVQLSREQEHAWEPKGAAQIMDVRGGLDLEGGPSAYDFETRYPSNLAPTLPLILTGKVPPVSDVVQMGDRTAIPPYAYGNLRVTVHDMPPIARASWFRGVSAMPNTFAHECYVDELAAAAGVDPIEYRLRYLQDPRAVDLVKALAERANWVPHTTWGTLGGEGDLLYGRGFAYAVYIHGPFPGKAAAWAAWVADVAVNTKTGEVAVTKVTCAQDSGMMINPDGVRHQIHGNIIQSTSRVLKEKVEFSSTAVTSKEWGGYSLITFPEVPDIDVLMIPRQDEPPLGVGESASVPSASAIANAVYDATGIRFRELPLTPELVLATLNSGKNAASPAEPAKKRRWWTVGLSAAGAVAALSGIVTMASPWRPAIGTIPTPDSNVYSAATIERGRMAAAAGACNVCHAGPDGTPFAGGRRFDTPFGAVYATNITPDAKNGIGAWSYPAFERAMREGISRDGHHLYPAHPYTSFAGAEDADLQALYAYMMTQSPAPDKPPETKLTFPYNIRAMMAGWNALFLKAEPFRYVETRDAQWNRGAYLVETLGHCSACHTQRNVLGAEKTGNARLSGGFADGWEAPALNTFAKGPVGWTADAFYDYLRTGHSRDHGSAAGPMAQVVDVMQPLPDSDIRAMASYLASLNEGTEPAVAAAQREAAIAASETAKSTAALLSPKGERIFNGACATCHTGNTILPSLALNSNLHADTPDNILQVILHGVEAPAILAKTSGREAPEVMSMPAFGDTLNEDQIKDLAAYLRARFAPGKPAWTDTAGAMQRVTAASH; encoded by the coding sequence ATGACCCTGCACCGCGAAACACCCAAATCGGCCTATATGGCCGCCGCCGAGATGCTGCTGATCGTTTCCGATGTGGAACTGGGCGACGCGGCCGAGCTTTTTATCGCCATCGGACCGGATGGGCGCGTTATGGCGTTCAATGGCCACGTCGATCTGGGAACGGGCATCCGGACGTCGCTGGCGCAGATCGTCGCCGAAGAACTCCATGTCCCGTTCGAGCAGGTCGATATGGTGCTTGGAGCAACATCGGCCGCCCCCAACCAGGGCGCGACCATTGCCAGCGAAACCATCCAGATCACCGCCGTTCCCCTGCGCCATGCCGCAGCGACCGCAAGGCGTCACCTGCTTGTCAGGGCGTCGATGCGGACCGGCACGCCGGTCGAAAAGCTCATCCTGGACGACGGCATCATTCGCGCTGCGACCGGTGAAAACTGGAGCCTGAGCTTTGCCGATCTCGTCGCCGGCGCGCATGTGCGTCTGTCGATCGACGCTTCTGCCGAACTCAAACCGGCCTCTGCCTATACGATTGTCGGCTCCTCGCGTCCGCGCGTCGATATTCCCGCGAAAGCGACGGGGCGCTGGACCTATGTGCACGACGTACGCGTACCCGGCATGCTGCATGGCCGCGTCATCCGCCCGCCCTATGCCGGCTTTGATCATGGCGAGCATGTCGGCAACAGTCTGATCTCCATCGATGAGACATCCGTTGCCGGTATCGACGGCCTGGTTGGCGTGGTCGCCATCGGCGATTTCGTCGGGGTTGTCGCCTTGCGCGAGGAAATCGCCATCGAAGCGGCAAAGACACTCAAGGTGGTCTGGCGTGCCGCGCAGGAACGCCCGGACCTCAACGCACCGGAAGCAGCGCTGCGCGCCAATCCTTCGACCCCGCGCAAGCTTGCCGATCGCGGCAATGTCGATATGGCGCTCGCCGGCAGCGCCCAGCCGATGAACCGAACCTATGTCTGGCCCTACCAGATGCACGGATCAATCGGACCGTCCTGCGCCGTGGCAGACTATCGCGACGATGGCCTGACCGTCTGGTCCGGGACGCAAAACCCTTTTCCCATGCGCCGCGACCTCGCCCTGCTTTTGGACATGCCCGAAGACTTGATCCTCGTCGAACGGCTTGAAGCGGCCGGATGCTATGGCCGGAACTGCGCCGACGACGTCACCGCCGATGCAGCCCTTCTATCGCGCGCTGTCAAAGCGCCGGTCAGGGTACAATTGAGCCGCGAGCAGGAACATGCCTGGGAGCCCAAGGGGGCAGCACAGATCATGGACGTTCGCGGCGGCCTCGATCTGGAGGGCGGCCCCTCGGCCTATGATTTCGAAACACGCTATCCCTCAAACCTCGCCCCGACCCTGCCGCTCATCCTCACCGGCAAGGTGCCGCCGGTCTCAGACGTGGTGCAGATGGGCGACCGCACCGCGATCCCGCCCTATGCCTATGGCAATCTGCGCGTCACCGTGCATGACATGCCGCCGATCGCCCGCGCCTCCTGGTTTCGCGGTGTTTCGGCCATGCCCAACACCTTCGCGCACGAATGCTATGTGGACGAACTGGCGGCCGCAGCCGGTGTCGATCCGATCGAATACCGGCTGCGCTATCTGCAGGATCCGCGCGCGGTCGATCTGGTCAAGGCACTGGCCGAGCGGGCAAACTGGGTGCCGCACACCACATGGGGTACGCTGGGCGGCGAAGGCGATCTTCTCTACGGTCGCGGCTTTGCCTATGCCGTCTATATCCATGGCCCCTTTCCCGGCAAGGCGGCGGCCTGGGCCGCATGGGTCGCTGATGTCGCCGTGAATACCAAGACCGGCGAGGTGGCGGTCACGAAAGTGACCTGCGCGCAGGATTCCGGGATGATGATCAATCCCGATGGCGTCCGTCACCAGATCCACGGCAATATCATCCAGTCCACCAGCCGGGTGCTGAAGGAAAAGGTGGAGTTTTCATCGACAGCCGTGACCTCGAAGGAATGGGGCGGCTATTCGCTCATCACCTTCCCCGAAGTCCCCGATATCGATGTCCTGATGATCCCACGGCAGGACGAGCCGCCGCTTGGCGTCGGCGAGTCCGCATCCGTGCCCAGCGCCTCGGCCATCGCCAATGCCGTCTATGACGCAACCGGCATCCGTTTCCGCGAATTGCCGTTGACGCCGGAACTGGTGCTGGCCACGCTGAACAGCGGCAAGAACGCGGCATCGCCGGCCGAACCCGCAAAGAAACGCAGATGGTGGACAGTCGGTCTGTCCGCCGCAGGGGCCGTCGCCGCCCTTTCGGGGATTGTCACCATGGCCTCGCCATGGCGCCCCGCGATCGGCACGATCCCGACACCCGACAGCAATGTCTATAGCGCTGCAACGATCGAACGCGGACGCATGGCTGCTGCTGCGGGCGCCTGCAATGTCTGCCATGCCGGCCCCGACGGAACCCCGTTCGCTGGCGGACGGCGTTTCGACACGCCGTTCGGCGCGGTCTATGCCACCAACATCACCCCTGATGCGAAAAACGGTATCGGCGCCTGGTCCTACCCTGCCTTCGAGCGCGCCATGCGCGAGGGTATCAGCCGCGACGGCCATCACCTCTATCCCGCCCATCCCTATACATCGTTTGCCGGCGCAGAGGATGCCGACCTCCAGGCGCTTTATGCCTATATGATGACGCAAAGTCCGGCTCCCGATAAGCCGCCGGAAACCAAGCTGACGTTTCCCTATAATATTCGCGCGATGATGGCTGGCTGGAATGCCCTGTTTCTGAAGGCCGAGCCGTTCCGCTATGTCGAGACGCGCGATGCACAATGGAATCGCGGCGCCTACCTGGTCGAAACCCTTGGCCACTGTTCGGCCTGCCATACGCAGCGCAATGTGCTGGGTGCGGAAAAGACCGGCAATGCCCGCTTGTCCGGCGGGTTTGCGGATGGCTGGGAAGCGCCCGCGCTCAACACCTTTGCGAAAGGCCCTGTCGGCTGGACGGCCGACGCCTTCTACGACTATCTGCGCACCGGGCATTCGCGCGACCACGGCAGTGCCGCTGGCCCGATGGCGCAGGTGGTCGATGTCATGCAGCCGCTTCCCGATAGCGACATCCGCGCCATGGCCAGCTATCTCGCAAGCTTGAACGAGGGGACCGAACCCGCCGTCGCCGCCGCCCAGAGAGAGGCTGCCATTGCCGCGAGCGAAACGGCCAAGTCCACCGCAGCTCTTTTGTCGCCCAAGGGCGAACGGATCTTCAACGGGGCATGCGCGACCTGCCATACCGGCAACACCATCCTGCCGTCGCTGGCGCTGAACAGCAACCTGCATGCCGATACGCCGGATAACATTCTGCAGGTCATATTGCACGGTGTCGAAGCACCGGCCATCCTTGCCAAAACCAGCGGACGCGAAGCGCCGGAAGTCATGTCTATGCCCGCTTTCGGCGATACGTTGAACGAGGACCAGATCAAGGATCTCGCAGCCTATCTTAGGGCGCGTTTTGCGCCGGGAAAACCGGCATGGACAGATACGGCAGGCGCCATGCAGCGCGTAACGGCGGCGAGCCACTGA
- a CDS encoding (2Fe-2S)-binding protein, translating to MTRPVSVSLTVNDALWHVDAKPETPLLYILRNDLSLNGPKYGCGLGECGACAVLVDGRPVRSCTVPLGAIGTRRVTTLEGLSVAGDLHPVQRAFIEEAAAQCGYCLNGMIIATVGLLKRNADPDESDIREALKHHLCRCGTHLEILAAARRAVAYAKAELAHTTMTDGTTEVSP from the coding sequence TTGACGCGGCCCGTTTCCGTTTCATTGACTGTAAACGACGCCCTCTGGCACGTTGACGCCAAGCCGGAAACACCGCTCCTCTATATTCTGCGCAACGACCTTTCCCTGAACGGCCCGAAATACGGCTGTGGCCTGGGCGAATGCGGCGCATGCGCTGTTCTGGTTGACGGCCGCCCGGTGCGCTCCTGTACCGTGCCGCTTGGCGCAATCGGGACGCGGCGCGTGACTACGCTCGAGGGGCTTTCGGTGGCCGGAGATCTGCACCCGGTGCAGCGCGCCTTTATCGAGGAAGCGGCGGCGCAATGCGGCTATTGCCTCAACGGCATGATCATCGCTACGGTCGGACTGCTCAAACGCAATGCCGATCCTGACGAAAGCGATATTCGCGAGGCACTAAAGCATCATCTTTGCCGGTGCGGCACGCATCTTGAGATACTGGCCGCCGCGCGGCGCGCCGTTGCCTATGCCAAGGCGGAGCTAGCACATACGACAATGACGGACGGCACGACGGAGGTTTCGCCATGA